The Streptomyces sp. NBC_01689 genome includes a window with the following:
- a CDS encoding HypC/HybG/HupF family hydrogenase formation chaperone — translation MCLAVPGRVLDIEERDGTRMANVDFGGVVKEVCLEYLPDLQVGEYAIVHVGFALQRLDEESAKQTLELFATLGMLQEEFGDPWDLAAEAAGTLPPEGEGARR, via the coding sequence ATGTGCCTGGCGGTACCCGGCAGAGTGCTGGACATCGAGGAACGCGACGGTACCCGGATGGCCAACGTCGACTTCGGCGGCGTGGTCAAGGAGGTCTGCCTGGAGTACCTGCCCGACCTCCAGGTCGGCGAGTACGCCATCGTCCACGTCGGATTCGCGCTGCAGCGGCTGGACGAGGAGTCGGCGAAGCAGACGCTGGAACTGTTCGCCACCCTCGGCATGCTGCAGGAGGAGTTCGGCGATCCCTGGGACCTGGCCGCGGAGGCGGCCGGGACCCTGCCGCCCGAGGGAGAGGGGGCCCGGCGGTGA